From a region of the Syngnathoides biaculeatus isolate LvHL_M chromosome 2, ASM1980259v1, whole genome shotgun sequence genome:
- the LOC133494841 gene encoding leucine-rich repeat-containing protein 17, translated as MREFLLFLLAVSAASSRSHVNWCELGCDCHGDLRFAICSRAFFTQLPARIPSTTEFLDLSVNRIAIIPEQSFNKNRKLRVLFLQNNNISVVEDGAFLHLEFLQKLDLSRNQISALGKGFSVGLTFLRELQLAHNSLSTLDSTSFMHLDSLQRLNLSGNNIRTIQLRSFASMSSLRHLHLEGNRLTSLNSGIFSMLRSLEVLNLAGNHINETQVGVFKPLTSMTLLNLAHNRLTGIYFKTFLSIHTYSTHILLEGNPWNCDCDLQRVFRKLRSIQRLFLDDYSNLTCGNPAILRNYRLTQVDTELCIAETVTVLIITVTVVITVLAAMLMGERKRKKKKKRKHWTQQGELSDESDY; from the coding sequence ATGAGGGAGTTTCTGCTCTTCCTCCTGGCTGTGTCAGCTGCATCTTCCAGGTCTCACGTCAACTGGTGCGAGCTGGGTTGCGACTGTCATGGGGATCTGAGGTTTGCAATCTGTTCGCGAGCTTTCTTCACCCAGCTGCCTGCCAGAATCCCGTCCACCACAGAGTTTCTGGACCTGTCCGTCAACCGGATTGCCATCATCCCCGAGCAGTCTTTTAACAAGAACCGCAAGCTGCGTGTGCTCTTTTTGCAGAACAACAACATAAGTGTGGTGGAGGATGGTGCCTTCTTGCACCTGGAGTTCCTGCAGAAGCTGGACTTAAGCAGGAACCAGATCTCCGCCCTAGGAAAAGGCTTTTCAGTTGGTTTGACCTTCCTACGAGAACTGCAGTTGGCCCACAACTCACTGAGCACCCTGGACAGCACCAGCTTCATGCACCTGGACAGTCTCCAGAGGTTGAACCTAAGCGGCAACAACATCCGCACCATACAGCTCAGATCATTTGCCTCCATGAGCAGCTTGCGCCATCTGCACCTGGAGGGCAACCGATTGACGTCTCTGAACAGTGGGATCTTCTCCATGCTGCGCTCCCTGGAGGTCCTCAACTTGGCCGGAAACCACATCAACGAGACACAGGTGGGCGTCTTCAAACCCCTCACCAGCATGACCCTCCTCAACCTGGCCCACAACCGGCTGACCGGCATATACTTCAAGACCTTCCTGAGCATCCACACCTACAGCACCCATATCCTGCTGGAGGGAAATCCCTGGAATTGTGACTGTGACCTGCAGAGAGTTTTCCGCAAGTTGCGGAGCATCCAGAGACTCTTCCTGGATGATTACTCCAACTTGACGTGCGGGAACCCCGCAATTCTACGCAACTACCGGTTGACCCAGGTGGACACAGAACTGTGCATCGCCGAGACTGTCACCGTACTCATCATCACCGTTACTGTTGTTATCACGGTGCTGGCTGCCATGCTTATGGGAGAGAggaagagaaaaaagaagaagaaaaggaagcaCTGGACACAGCAGGGAGAACTCTCAGATGAGTCAGATTACTGA